One Curtobacterium sp. MCLR17_007 DNA window includes the following coding sequences:
- a CDS encoding glycosyltransferase family 2 protein yields MSASESAQTLAFVLLVVFLAYVTAILVPFLRRRPSAEGDPTTLDWHVFVACRDEVVVIGDTLARLRRDFPAAHVWVVDDASTDGTGDVVRAVSDPMVHLVERRLPDARTGKGAALNAAYHALGAWLPAGSAHDRVVVAVVDADGRLAANALAQAAGPTAFGDPRVGAAQAAVWMSNRTALHGDDDRAGAGTAAPLSRWGRWLVRMQDIEFRTAIAAMQCLRGHTLSVGLGGNGQFTRLSTLDRIGAANGTPWHGSLLEDYELGVHVMLAGFRNVYLHDTHVEQEGLPSVRRLLTQRTRWCQGGMQCAKYLPRIFASRHVTHAGAIEASYFLIQPFTQLAGVLLWPAVLVSMLAAGTVSAGSAAAWAAENWWLLPLVVVTGIAPFAMWPLIYRRRAEPGTKIGTALLWALGYWLYMYQSYVCVPRAFVRLVRGRAGWAKTRRNAESGSLLLATEV; encoded by the coding sequence GTGTCCGCCTCCGAATCCGCGCAGACCCTGGCGTTCGTCCTGCTGGTCGTCTTCCTCGCGTACGTGACCGCGATCCTCGTGCCGTTCCTGCGCCGCCGTCCCTCCGCCGAGGGCGACCCGACGACGCTCGACTGGCACGTGTTCGTCGCCTGCCGCGACGAGGTCGTGGTGATCGGCGACACGCTCGCCAGGCTCCGCCGGGACTTCCCCGCCGCCCACGTCTGGGTGGTCGACGACGCGAGCACCGACGGCACCGGGGACGTCGTCCGCGCCGTGTCCGACCCGATGGTGCACCTGGTCGAACGGCGTCTGCCGGATGCACGGACCGGCAAGGGCGCCGCGCTCAACGCCGCGTACCACGCACTCGGGGCCTGGCTCCCGGCCGGGTCCGCACACGACCGTGTCGTCGTCGCGGTCGTCGACGCGGACGGACGACTGGCCGCCAACGCGCTGGCCCAGGCCGCGGGCCCGACGGCCTTCGGCGACCCGCGGGTGGGCGCGGCACAGGCCGCCGTGTGGATGTCCAACCGCACCGCGCTGCACGGAGACGACGACAGAGCAGGTGCCGGCACCGCCGCGCCGCTCTCCCGATGGGGTCGCTGGTTGGTCCGGATGCAGGACATCGAGTTCCGCACCGCGATCGCGGCGATGCAGTGCCTCCGCGGACACACCCTGTCCGTCGGCCTCGGTGGCAACGGCCAGTTCACCCGACTGAGCACACTGGACCGCATCGGCGCCGCGAACGGCACACCGTGGCACGGGTCGCTGCTCGAGGACTACGAACTCGGCGTCCACGTCATGCTCGCCGGTTTCCGGAACGTGTACCTGCACGACACCCACGTCGAACAGGAGGGGCTGCCGTCGGTCCGCCGCCTGCTCACCCAGCGCACCCGGTGGTGCCAGGGCGGCATGCAGTGCGCGAAGTACCTGCCGCGGATCTTCGCCTCGCGCCACGTCACGCACGCCGGCGCGATCGAGGCGAGCTACTTCCTCATCCAGCCCTTCACCCAGCTGGCCGGCGTGCTCCTGTGGCCCGCCGTCCTGGTCTCGATGCTCGCCGCAGGCACCGTGTCCGCCGGCAGCGCCGCCGCCTGGGCCGCCGAGAACTGGTGGCTGCTCCCGCTCGTCGTCGTGACCGGCATCGCCCCGTTCGCGATGTGGCCCCTGATCTACCGCCGTCGCGCCGAGCCGGGCACCAAGATCGGTACCGCGCTCCTCTGGGCCCTCGGCTACTGGCTGTACATGTACCAGAGCTACGTCTGCGTCCCGCGCGCGTTCGTCCGGTTGGTCCGGGGTCGCGCCGGGTGGGCGAAGACCCGACGCAACGCCGAGTCCGGCTCCCTGCTGCTGGCCACGGAGGTCTGA
- a CDS encoding septum formation family protein, protein MTGPRAGRLVAAFLAVATSGALVWGAATVAAGAEPPRAAGTALRVGACLDLATPRDRSARTAPDPVACAGEHTHQVFAVATVPGLAGQWRQRPTAAVFAAATAGVCGPDALRAFLGAQAVDALTDLTISRFAPSARGWADGSHRVACTVSVPVDAAGTPLPLRTSLQGIAGREGTGTDSSAVVRACRRQLPEGDAWSAHGSRVRCDLPHTTQEVGAWIALTSDTEDLSPATITTRCRDAAETFVGGRLPTGLAPSGVVVRADGAVTLRCTIGGEPRDDRTDVVVLPG, encoded by the coding sequence GTGACCGGGCCGCGTGCCGGCCGACTCGTCGCCGCCTTCCTGGCCGTCGCGACCAGCGGAGCGCTGGTCTGGGGGGCCGCGACCGTGGCCGCCGGTGCCGAACCGCCCCGGGCCGCGGGCACAGCGCTGCGGGTCGGAGCGTGCCTGGACCTGGCGACGCCGCGCGACCGCTCGGCACGCACGGCGCCGGACCCGGTCGCCTGCGCCGGGGAGCACACCCACCAGGTCTTCGCCGTCGCCACCGTGCCCGGTCTCGCGGGGCAGTGGCGGCAGCGGCCGACCGCCGCGGTGTTCGCCGCGGCGACCGCCGGGGTGTGTGGACCCGACGCACTCCGTGCTTTCCTCGGCGCCCAGGCGGTCGACGCCCTCACCGACCTGACGATCAGCCGGTTCGCCCCGTCGGCCCGCGGGTGGGCCGACGGGTCCCACCGCGTCGCGTGCACCGTGTCCGTCCCGGTCGACGCCGCCGGGACGCCCCTCCCTCTCCGGACCTCGCTGCAGGGCATCGCCGGGCGCGAGGGGACCGGCACCGACAGCTCGGCCGTCGTCCGGGCGTGCCGCCGTCAGCTGCCCGAGGGCGACGCGTGGTCCGCGCACGGTTCCCGCGTGCGCTGCGACCTGCCGCACACCACCCAGGAGGTCGGCGCGTGGATCGCGCTGACCTCCGACACCGAGGACCTCTCCCCCGCCACGATCACGACACGCTGTCGCGACGCGGCCGAGACCTTCGTCGGCGGTCGGCTGCCGACCGGGCTCGCACCGTCGGGCGTCGTGGTCCGTGCCGACGGCGCCGTCACCCTGCGCTGCACGATCGGGGGTGAGCCCCGTGACGATCGCACCGACGTCGTCGTCCTCCCGGGCTGA
- a CDS encoding choice-of-anchor G family protein, with protein MGVSVGLAVTLLAPSAASAAPVVSQGTGRLVQTSLLSSTVLDTVATLRGAAAVNADATGDVVVNTPLDAAAVAQLVQLQAGASNLFGTNGVIQLGAVGQYGRAADDGSSAAFSGAVSQAASLIGAGTTVNGGDVGSPTAGSNAQITVGTAASPVSLNVALTGLAASAQQTADGTQTGRYTLTDGSVIVGGTVLAPTLSALRAPLTTVLGVASGIGVTVANPIAADGTVRVTLQQLLDAAGVTSVNDLPANTNLLNYVPQAVTTQVTTSVNATLADLATRANAIPVLGATLNSAITVARTALNPLLGSLGTTLTSNLAPAITTAAQLNVNRQATSADGAFTQTALRVGVGPNGSIAAVDLASATVGPNAGIAAVPVVNPASASIAGGALVLAAIAALLVQRRRRSTALAAA; from the coding sequence ATGGGAGTCTCCGTCGGCCTGGCCGTCACCCTGCTCGCCCCCTCTGCGGCCTCGGCCGCCCCTGTGGTCTCACAGGGCACCGGCCGTCTCGTGCAGACGTCGCTGCTGAGCTCGACGGTGCTCGACACCGTCGCGACGCTCCGCGGTGCCGCAGCCGTCAACGCGGACGCCACCGGGGACGTGGTGGTGAACACCCCCCTCGACGCGGCCGCGGTCGCGCAGCTCGTGCAGCTGCAGGCCGGGGCGTCGAACCTGTTCGGCACGAACGGGGTCATCCAGCTCGGTGCGGTCGGCCAGTACGGCCGCGCGGCGGACGACGGCTCCTCGGCCGCGTTCTCCGGCGCGGTCTCGCAGGCCGCCAGCCTCATCGGCGCCGGCACGACCGTGAACGGCGGCGACGTCGGCTCCCCGACCGCCGGCAGCAACGCGCAGATCACCGTCGGCACCGCGGCCAGCCCGGTCTCGCTGAACGTCGCACTGACCGGTCTCGCGGCATCGGCACAGCAGACCGCCGACGGCACGCAGACCGGCCGCTACACGCTCACCGACGGCAGCGTCATCGTGGGCGGAACGGTGCTCGCGCCGACCCTTTCCGCGCTGCGTGCACCGCTGACGACCGTGCTCGGCGTCGCGTCCGGCATCGGTGTCACGGTCGCCAACCCGATCGCCGCCGACGGCACCGTCCGGGTCACGCTGCAGCAGCTGCTCGACGCTGCCGGTGTCACGAGCGTCAACGACCTGCCGGCGAACACGAACCTGCTGAACTACGTCCCGCAGGCGGTCACCACGCAGGTCACGACATCGGTGAACGCCACACTCGCCGACCTGGCGACCAGGGCCAACGCGATCCCGGTCCTCGGTGCGACGCTGAACTCCGCCATCACCGTGGCACGGACGGCGCTCAACCCGCTGCTCGGGTCGCTCGGCACGACGCTCACGTCGAACCTCGCCCCGGCCATCACGACCGCGGCGCAGCTCAACGTGAACCGCCAGGCGACCAGCGCGGACGGCGCCTTCACGCAGACGGCACTCCGCGTCGGTGTCGGACCGAACGGCAGCATCGCAGCGGTCGACCTCGCCAGCGCCACCGTCGGCCCGAACGCCGGCATCGCTGCGGTCCCCGTCGTCAACCCGGCATCGGCCAGCATCGCCGGTGGTGCGCTCGTCCTCGCGGCGATCGCAGCACTGCTGGTGCAGCGCCGTCGTCGGTCGACGGCACTCGCCGCCGCCTGA
- the xrtS gene encoding exosortase S: MSHAVVPAARRVRHRGGHVLLAVLATAAAVATLAAANAIHPLEARGVAAALAPLADGGTAASGSVAYFGLGTRTVHGIQITPMCSSVVLVVPLLLLAAVLALVTRGNRTPRVAIGLAAAVGLVVACNTLRYLGSALALQGWGEQGFDVVHEYAGSLFVIAGFAAAFLLQLRLALHQPVRRRGRRAVSRARAVEVAP; this comes from the coding sequence ATGTCCCACGCCGTCGTCCCCGCCGCCCGGCGCGTCCGCCACCGCGGCGGCCACGTGCTGCTCGCCGTCCTCGCCACCGCCGCCGCCGTCGCGACCCTCGCCGCCGCGAACGCGATCCACCCGCTGGAGGCCCGGGGCGTCGCCGCAGCGCTGGCTCCACTCGCGGACGGGGGCACCGCCGCGTCCGGCAGCGTCGCGTACTTCGGCCTCGGCACCCGGACGGTGCACGGCATCCAGATCACCCCGATGTGCTCGAGCGTGGTCCTGGTGGTGCCGCTGCTCCTGCTGGCCGCGGTGCTCGCGCTCGTCACGCGCGGCAACCGCACGCCGCGGGTCGCCATCGGACTGGCCGCCGCGGTCGGCCTCGTGGTGGCGTGCAACACGCTGCGGTACCTCGGATCGGCGCTCGCGCTGCAGGGGTGGGGCGAGCAGGGCTTCGACGTGGTGCACGAGTACGCCGGATCGCTCTTCGTGATCGCCGGCTTCGCCGCGGCGTTCCTGCTGCAGCTCCGGTTGGCGCTCCACCAGCCGGTCCGCCGACGGGGTCGTCGTGCCGTCAGCCGGGCCCGCGCCGTCGAGGTGGCGCCGTGA
- a CDS encoding LPXTG cell wall anchor domain-containing protein: protein MIAAGTGAPAMGIALLVLGAVLAAFVLWRVLYRRRRATSVDR from the coding sequence GTGATCGCAGCGGGAACCGGCGCCCCCGCGATGGGCATCGCGCTGCTGGTGCTCGGCGCCGTCCTCGCAGCGTTCGTGCTCTGGCGCGTGCTGTACCGCCGTCGACGCGCAACCAGCGTCGACCGGTGA
- the pta gene encoding phosphate acetyltransferase, producing MSTRIYITSAEGHTGKSTVALGVLETLARTVGRVGVFRPVARSVEEPDYVLQLLLQHTGTNQSYDDALGVTYDDVHADPDAALATIVGRFGQVERQYDAVLVLGSDYTDVGSPTELSFNAKVAANLGAPVLLVLGGRVSAERGARTPADMAQVADVTTSELRAAHAQLLGVVVNRADPDALDTVCASVAAAVADHHPDTPVWAIPEDTVLVAPTVRALLAATDATFVRGDEALLDREALGTVVAGMSMENVLPRLIEGGIVVVPGDRNDVLIATLLANQSETFPSLAGVILNGGFETAPQITRLLEGLSSSLPIATNHLGTYDTALRITQTRGRLAADSPRKADLALALFERHVRADELLARLEVTPSGVVTPLMFEHGLIERARDHARRIVLPEGDDDRILRAASTLLQRQVCDLTILGDPAAIRARATELGLDLDAAQLVSPFDPELRERFAAEYTRLRAHKGMSIELARDTVTDVSYFGTMMVQLGLADGMVSGAKHTTAHTIRPSFEIIKTRPDTSIVSSVFLMALADRVLVYGDCAVIPDPTSEQLADIAISSAETATQFGIDPRVAMLSYSTGDSGTGADVDKVRAGTAFVRERRPDLLVEGPIQYDAAADPTVASTKMPDSPVAGHATVFIFPDLNTGNNTYKAVQRSAGAVAIGPVLQGLRKPINDLSRGALVSDIVNTVAITAIQAGTAEPDAG from the coding sequence GTGTCGACCCGCATCTACATCACGTCAGCAGAAGGACACACGGGCAAGAGCACGGTGGCGCTCGGTGTCCTCGAGACCCTCGCGCGCACGGTCGGACGCGTCGGCGTGTTCCGGCCCGTCGCCCGTTCGGTCGAGGAACCCGACTACGTGCTGCAGCTCCTGCTCCAGCACACCGGCACCAACCAGTCCTACGACGACGCGCTCGGCGTGACCTACGACGACGTCCACGCCGACCCCGATGCCGCCCTCGCGACGATCGTCGGTCGCTTCGGGCAGGTCGAGCGCCAGTACGACGCGGTCCTGGTGCTCGGGTCGGACTACACCGACGTCGGCAGCCCCACCGAGCTGTCGTTCAACGCCAAGGTCGCGGCGAACCTCGGTGCACCGGTGCTCCTGGTGCTGGGCGGCCGGGTGTCCGCCGAGCGCGGCGCGCGGACGCCGGCCGACATGGCACAGGTCGCGGACGTCACCACCAGCGAACTCCGCGCCGCACACGCCCAGCTGCTCGGGGTCGTGGTGAACCGTGCCGACCCCGACGCGCTGGACACCGTCTGCGCGAGCGTCGCCGCCGCGGTCGCCGACCACCACCCCGACACACCGGTGTGGGCGATCCCCGAGGACACGGTCCTGGTCGCCCCGACCGTGCGGGCCCTGCTCGCCGCCACCGACGCCACGTTCGTCCGCGGCGACGAAGCCCTGCTCGACCGCGAGGCCCTGGGCACCGTGGTGGCGGGCATGAGCATGGAGAACGTGCTCCCGCGTCTGATCGAGGGCGGGATCGTCGTCGTCCCCGGCGACCGCAACGACGTCCTCATCGCGACCCTGCTCGCGAACCAGTCCGAGACCTTCCCGAGCCTGGCCGGGGTGATCCTCAACGGCGGGTTCGAGACCGCGCCGCAGATCACGCGCCTGCTCGAAGGGCTGTCCAGCTCGCTGCCGATCGCCACCAACCACCTCGGCACGTACGACACCGCGCTCCGGATCACCCAGACGCGCGGGCGGCTCGCGGCGGACTCCCCGCGCAAGGCCGACCTGGCGCTGGCGCTGTTCGAGCGGCACGTGCGCGCGGACGAGCTCCTCGCCCGGCTCGAGGTCACGCCCTCGGGCGTCGTGACACCGCTGATGTTCGAGCACGGCCTGATCGAGCGGGCGCGCGACCACGCCCGGCGCATCGTCCTGCCCGAGGGGGACGACGACCGCATCCTCCGCGCGGCGTCGACGCTCCTGCAGCGCCAGGTGTGCGACCTCACGATCCTGGGCGACCCCGCCGCCATCCGGGCCCGGGCGACCGAGCTCGGCCTCGACCTCGACGCCGCACAGCTCGTGTCGCCCTTCGACCCGGAGCTGCGCGAACGCTTCGCTGCCGAGTACACCCGCCTGCGCGCCCACAAGGGCATGAGCATCGAGCTCGCCCGCGACACCGTGACCGACGTGTCGTACTTCGGCACGATGATGGTGCAGCTCGGGCTCGCCGACGGCATGGTGTCCGGGGCGAAGCACACCACGGCGCACACCATCCGGCCGTCCTTCGAGATCATCAAGACCCGCCCGGACACCTCGATCGTGTCGAGCGTGTTCCTGATGGCGCTCGCCGACCGGGTGCTCGTCTACGGTGACTGCGCGGTCATCCCGGACCCCACGAGCGAGCAGCTCGCCGACATCGCGATCTCCTCCGCCGAGACCGCGACCCAGTTCGGCATCGACCCGCGCGTGGCGATGCTCAGCTACTCGACGGGCGACAGCGGCACGGGGGCCGACGTCGACAAGGTCCGTGCCGGCACGGCCTTCGTCCGCGAGCGTCGCCCCGACCTGCTCGTCGAGGGCCCGATCCAGTACGACGCCGCCGCCGACCCCACGGTCGCCAGCACGAAGATGCCGGACTCCCCGGTCGCCGGGCACGCGACCGTGTTCATCTTCCCGGACCTCAACACCGGCAACAACACGTACAAGGCCGTGCAGCGATCAGCCGGCGCGGTCGCGATCGGCCCGGTGCTGCAGGGGCTCCGCAAGCCCATCAACGACCTGTCCCGTGGCGCGCTCGTCAGCGACATCGTCAACACCGTCGCAATCACCGCGATCCAGGCCGGCACCGCCGAGCCGGACGCGGGCTGA